Within Sulfurospirillum arsenophilum NBRC 109478, the genomic segment TTTCTGAGAGATACAAAATTATGCCTCGTCGTTTAACTGGTAACTGCAAAAGACATCAAGAGATGGTAGAACTAGCGATCAAACGCGCTCGTGCTACTGCAGTTATCCCATACATCATCGACACTCAAAAAGTTGTTGCTGTTCCTTTCGAACAACTTCAACAATAATTCTTACATGTAAAGCTAGATGGTCTCCCATCTAGCTTCTTCACTCTACTTCACCAACGCATACTCTAATACTTCTTCTACACGAGACACTGGGATGATTTTCATTTTCTCTTTGACTTCATCAGGAATTTCATCCAAATCTTTT encodes:
- the rpsR gene encoding 30S ribosomal protein S18; the protein is MAEKRKFARKYCKYCEAKVEYVDYKDAKILRHSLSERYKIMPRRLTGNCKRHQEMVELAIKRARATAVIPYIIDTQKVVAVPFEQLQQ